A window of Ammospiza caudacuta isolate bAmmCau1 chromosome 20, bAmmCau1.pri, whole genome shotgun sequence genomic DNA:
TGGATATCAGAGTGGAGCTGAGGGTCAGggggtgcccagcccagcctgtgccatCCCCACCTGTCAGCCTGGAGTAGTCGATGCGCTGCTTGATCTTGGACTCCTCCACCACGATGGCCGAGCTGtgggtgagcagcagctgccgtGCCCTCGCCTTGTAGCCCTTCCTGTCGTACTTGACCACGGGCACTGCATACTGAAACACGagtgagcagagccagggcccccctgggcactgccagcccccaaCCAGGCCTTGGCAAACCAGGAATGCAGAAATTCTCTGTGCCAGAacttccctcctgccccagagcagctctgggcacacccTGGTGGTGCCTGGGACACCCAAGGggcttttcccccttcccctccagcTCTAACCCATTCAATTCTTAACTGCCATTATTAAACTGCCCAAATCTCCACTTTCTCATCCATCAATTCTTCCCAGCCTGCCCTCAAAAGTATTACAAGCTTAATATAATGTAAAATTCTTGCTGTATTTTCTCCAGAAAACTAATTTGCCCTTCTGCTGAATAACTGGGAGCTTGACAAAAGCTTGACATCTCTCACCTTAAGTGCTTCATTTTCTAATGCTTGAAGGACTTTagcatttatttcttctctACCTGTATTAAAACCAAAGAGGTGGGAGGTCAGAAAGGAATTTCCAGCAAGGAAAGAGTTCATTAATCCCCCAATTCCCTCCTCCTGTTAAACTTGGCAACCCCCACTCACCCAGTCGAGTGTTGATGAAGAGCCTGGGAACACTCTGAGGATAATTGTCTTTTTTACCCTTGAATATCTCACTGGCAATTACTTTTTGTTCCAACTGCAAGGACAAAAGAAGTGTTCTTATTTAGTAGAAAATTTCTCCTCATTAAAAAGATATGTCTGTGTTAGAAGAGATGTTCCCTTTGTGGTTTTATTAGCAGTCATAATTGGATGAGGAGTCACCCTAAACTTCCACTCCAGCCCCTGTCAGTGACTGAGCCCTGGGCTCCTTTGCTCCAAGAACAAACCAGGGGCTGGGCAAGTGGGAAATCCCCCCTGTGACACAGGACAAGGCACCTGGGATGATTtacagggaaaatggggataaaaGAGGCTCCTTATCAGTGAGTCTGGTCTGCTGGgggaaagcagctgctgagctgagtTAATCCCATGTCCCTAATCACAGGCTCAGCCTCATTCCAGGTGTCCATCCACTACAGGAGGTGAGAGAGGGAGCAGTGAAAAACCTTCATGGCAGTTAGAGCCAACATCTCCTATTCTGTCTCTTTActgagcttttttttccctccccctaCCTTTCCATGAGATGAATCAAATCTCAGTatcatttttattctttttagctACAACAGAGCAGCTGAAATGGTTCCTACAACTTCTCTGTTTAGAAAATGACTGGGTTTGTGTCTGCAGGATTCTTACTCTCTACTTTACATGGTACAGGCAGAATAATGCAGCTTCTTATATTTTTAGCTTCCATGGGCAGAGTAGCAGGGCTTTTCAATAGAGAAATTATCTGGGGGCTTGGCTCCAGAGCCTGTTTAAATGGTATCTATTGAAATATGTACAGAATGGGGTCTCTTCTGTGCACATTCCAGGCTTTTAGTGTTGTGTGTCTGACCTAAACCCAGATCAGTGACACTGCTCCTGTGGCACccagaaagcagaaattcccagccctcccctccCACTGCTCCCCTCCTCCATTCCCTGGGGTTCTGCCCTTGGCAGAGTGAGGGAAGCCCTGCAGAGGTTCCTGTACCTGCTGCTTCCACTCGGGGCTGATCCTCTTGCAGTAGGTCCAGACCATGTTCTGCATGCAGAGCCTGCGCAGGAGCTGCGACGCCTGCGGGGAGTGGGGGACGGGATGGTCAGAGCTGGGGATaaacccacagggacagaaaccAGCAGAACCCAACAGCCCAGAGCCACTGACaaacccacagggacagaaaccAGCAGAACCCAACAGCCCAGAGCCACTGACAaacccacagggacagagaccaACAGCCCAGAGCCACTGACAAACCCACAGGGACCAAGAGCCCAGACCAGGGACAAACCCACAGGGAGAGAAACCAACAGCCCAGAACCTCTGACAAAGCCACAGGGACAAACACCCAACAGCCCAAAGCCAGGGACAATCCAACAGAGACACATCCAACAGCTCAGAACCACTCACAAACCCACAGGGACAAACTCAACAGCCCAGAACACTGACAAACTCAAGAGGGTGAAATCTGAGAGGGGCAAACCCAACAGGGACAAAAACCCAACAGGCCAGAGCCAGGCACAAACccaacagagcagcagcaactGCAGAAAATTCACTGCTGGATTAAAAAGCTCTTTCCTGACCAAGAATTAAATAATAAGCAATtgattttttgcctttctctatGAGAGTTTGACCTGGGACTTCTCCAGCTGCTTTAGAATGGGGAATAAACACCAGGGTCCCTCCTCTCTGCACCGCTGtgcccttccttccttccagctgTACCTTCAATCCAAACAATTATTTGGATAAAGTAACTGGGATTTTCTGCAATATTTGTTTTGAGCAGATAAACCAATTCAGGCAGATGCAGAATAATAACAGCAACAGAGGGAACTGAATTTGTttagagaaaaattaaagtTCAGAAATGGATGAGAAGCCCAGGAGGAAATGGTGCTGCAATCCTCTAGGCCTGGATTCCCCTCCCACATCCCAGAGCTCATTCCCACCTCACAGAGTGATGGGGGAGGAGTTGGCCACGATTTGTCCAGGACATTTTTTGGTAAGTTCCTCTTGAGGTTCATGAGGAAGGAGAATCGGATGTAATCCAGGAAATACTCGTTCTCTGGGCACCGCGGGTGGTTCCGGTAGATGAAGCCTTTAATGAACCTGTGGGAGTGGAAAATATTGTTAGGAAATTTAAAAACTCATCCAAATTAGTGGTATTTCAAGGTTCTGTTTCCTGGGCTTTATTTAATagttgtaatttattttaaaaaaactctgTAGTGACaagaaagtttatttttagGATCTTATTGTTAAGGAGTGTGATGTTTGAGGGCTTGGGCTGCTCTTCACACACCTCCTGATTGTCTCCACTGCCCATTTCCTCTTGGCAGCTTTTCGGCGTCCCAGGGTTCCCCTCCACCAGGACTGGATGGTGATGGCTAAAAATAACACAAAGACTTTGCATTAAGGGAGCTCCTTCACAAAACTGGCACCAAAAATGCTCAGGAAAACCCACTCTGGAAATAACCAGCTTTCAGTAGGGCATGGGGGCAAGAATATGAGTTTTTAATAATGTGATACATGGGATAAATGTCAGGAAAAGGATGGGAattgctgtgggagctgctggaggaaccTTTCTCCCTCCTCTGTCTCATACCTGAGCGTTTCATGGTCAGGAATTTCTTCCGGCGGTAGAATCCTCTCCACGTCGCCTGCATTTTTGTGGCTGGAATTGcaagaaaagcagcaatttgCAACTATGACCAAGCACATTtgggcagaaaaaaatgcagctttttaaaatagaaatctACTGCAAGTGTGAGTGCCTCACCCAGACTCTGTTTCCTCACTTCCAGAGCATCTTCTGTGGCAAACAAGGTCTTGGGAAAGCGGATAAAAATCTTTGTTCTGGAAATAGAAATGCAGAATTACATTTGGAGCAACTTGCTTTTGGCATCCCCTTTGGGCTCTGTAATCTTTCCCTCCCCCATTATCTAGAGAAGCTTCATTTcaaagggacagcagggacatgcaATGATTCATAACCTCAAACAGAACACAGAACTGACCGTCCCATTTTGTATTCTTCTGGTTTGTAGCCAAGGTGCTTgaccagcacagccaccccatCGTGGGGCCGCCCATCCCACGTGGGCCACGTCTCTGGACACAGGGATTTGTACCTGGAATTGGCAAGAGAGGAAATCTTAGGGAGAGAAGTGCAAgccaaggaggaagagggggcaagggaagggagggaCCCCGAGTTTCCCACACCTGTACGTGGTAaagctgcccctgtgctgttCAAAACAGCTCCCAGCCTCAACACCAGTGGGATGAAGCTcatggagagggagaggagaggacaGAATTGCCAAGCAGCCTCACCTCTGCAGGAACACCTCGTATTTCCTGCGGTAGGCGAAGCCGGCCCTGCGCACGCGGAGGTTCTCCATCAGCCCCAGGTACTTCACCTGGTGCCGGATCAGGACTTCATCAAACCTctctgggcagggcatggaaagggaCAAACACCATCAGTGCCCAGGGGAATGGTCAGCTCTGGTTGTATCTCACAGGATGATCTTTAGTCTCCAAATAATCCTCACAGAACAAGTCCCACACAGTTTTGTGTCTCCTGCCTTCCCCCCTCCCATccctttttaattatttatatttagcTCCAAAATGAAGTTTTCCTTTGGGATGTTTTATGCATAGAGGAACCAAAACTGAGGGAGAATAGGGTCATTATAAAGAATTTACATAGGTCAATAATTCTTTACTATAACCACCACCTTCCCCTATCCAAGAGCAGTGCTCCCACTGCGATtcctggctgctggcactgccaccctctCCCTACAGAAGCTCAGGCCCAGCCCCAGAATCTTCCTTTGGCTCCTTTCTGTGcctccctggctgggctgcagctctgcctctgtcccAGGGCCATACCAGCCTGTTTGGCATCATTGGGTTTCATGCAGCGAATGTAGGAGGGCTCTTTGGACATCAGGATTTCCATGAGTTTGGAGAGGCTGTTTTTGAACTGAGTTGCTgcctaggagaaaaaaaagaagactgcACATGAAGGGATGACTTGGAGCTGGCTACAAACCAGCAGAATACAAGGTCAAGGGGTTTGCATTCAGATCATGTCAGAGTTCATGTTTCAAAAAGAGAgaacagccacagccccctccAGCCCTCGAGTTCTCACCGTTTCAGGTCTCTTTTTGTCTGTCAGCTCTGTCCTATCAAAGCACTGGTTTATGATGGGGTTCTCTGAGTTGCACATGGTCTGCAGAGAGAGATGTTTTCAGAGATGAAGTACAGAGAACTACCAGAGAAACCTGAGGacaaaactatttaaaataacaaaatgaaCAGTGGAATCTCAATCTGCTTTttcagagcacagccctgtggaCACAGAGCCTCCAGGTGGAGTCTGGAGGAATCCTTTCCCTCAGGTGCCACCTCATTTGAAACCCAACTCCTCATTCTGTCCTGGAACCTCCTCTCTGCACACTCACCTCCTTCAGGTTCCTGAAGAGAAGGTCGTTGTTTTTATCGAGAAAACctgcaagaaaaacaaagcactCAGGCTGTTCCACTGGGACTTCAAGGCAGGGATTTGAGATTTGAAATTAATCTGGTTGATAAATGATGTGGGGATGTATTTAAGGCccagatttttgtttttattgttacCTGCAACACTATAGGTGACATCCCCAGCATAGTGTGAGAGCCGGAATTCCTCCCGCCCCAGCGACTTGCGCGTCTTCTGGTCAGCAAGTTTGTGCCTGGGGAGGGAGCAAAAAccttcaggaaaaacaaaatcctgCAGGATTCACTTCAAAAAGCACCAGGACATTCAGTCCTAGAGCAGGACTGTGCAGCAGTGAGCAAGGAATGCAAATTGGGCTTGGGGATTTTCAGGTAAATGAAGTTATCAACCAACACGTCATAGAAGTGACATTAAATGAATTTATGTTTAATTAAAAGGGGAATTTCAGTGTTCCTGGCAGATTGGTTCTGTGTGCACATCCTAAACTGAGGATTCAGAACAAAAGCAGAACATTTAGAATAAACAGACATTTGGAGCTCCAAAACTGAAGTAAACAATCTGCAAGGTGAGAGGTGAGTCAGTAACAAGAGTTTTGTTGCTCCTATTGCATTCTGAAGCTCAGTCAGGCATTTTGTGTTGACAACCTATTTTATATTATCTTAAATATCAATCAAATTCTCTGTAAAAGAGAATTATCATCTTTTATGTGGGACCCAGCACAGTGAGGATGCTATTCACACACAGGGATCCCTCAGCTGAGGGAGCACTCACGTGAGAAAATGAGGGTGGTTCTTCACAGTCTCCTCCAGTTTCTCCAAGAATGTCGTGTCTGTGGCATCCCCAGGTCTCAGACACTCCTCATCCTACAAACACACAAATTCCAGGCATTTCTGGGCTCTGCCTCACTGAAACTCTCCTCCAGTCTGGCCTTTCCACAGATAAACAATTTTTAGCTCAGTAAATGAAGAATTCTTgagctgaaaaggaaaatatttccctcCTTCCAGACTGCCTGGATTGGGAGCTGCTTTCCCCAGAGCACATGGAGGAGATGCAATGACTTCTAATGGTGTCACTATTCAGTGTATTATTGCTCTTCCCACCTACTCAAACACTTCCAACATAAACTGATTTTCCCCCTTGTTTTCCACTACACTGCTCAAAATTTTTCATTCAAAAAGATGTTTTCAACTCACCAAAATAGAAATGATGCCTTTGAATTTCTCTTCCACCAAAtcacaaattattttgttattgaAATACTGAACTGGTTCCCACTGCAAAGACAAGAAATCACACTTAGGTGAAAACAACTCTAGactggaaaagaaatgtaaatttcAGAACATTTCAGAGAACATCTGATTTAAACAATCTTTCTGTCAAAGCCTTTTTTCACTCATCACATTTGTTTTCCTAACATTGCCCTTATTAAAAGCTTGGGATGGCATTACTCACTTCCAGCTGTCTCACACAGTTACCAGGGTTTccaaaagaagggaaaaaggaaagttcTTTAATTCCTTGGTTTGGAGCTGGTGGCAGCATCTCTGCAAGGAGAGGGAGGGGATTTGGGCTCTTACCGCGATGCCCTCGGACTCGTACTCCTCCTGCTCTGACTTCAGGGTCAGCTCTatgaagagctgctgcagcttttcattgCAATAATTAATACAAAACTGCTCAAagctgcaaagaaaaagcagaaaaagaatcaCAGTTTGTACTGAAGGGGGTACAaacagtgggagcagcagggataCAGTAAATTGAGAGAAATAGATTTGTGTGAAGTATTTATTTACTGACTGCATGCATTTAGTAAATTGATTATTTAGGGAAACTCAAAGAGTTCcagaaggagggaaaaatggaCATGAAGGATGGAACATGGAGGAACACAAAAACCTTGAATAAAGGCCCAATAACACTGCAAATCTGAGAGTCTTGGTTCAGTGCTACCTGCCAGGGAGGTTCCAGACTGTGCCAGTCCCATCCCTGGTTTGTCACCACCATGGGAAGATGCCACAACAGCCACCCTGGAGAGCTGGACaaaggcacagctccaggtAAGGCATGAATACACCCTAAAACAacagtttatttaaaataccAGCACCATTAATAGCTGTAAATGCTAATTATTAGCTGGATGTCTTAAGTGTTAGAAGCCCTGTGATTAGCAGTTTTCCACCTGATGTTCTGACATTTAAATGCCACCTCTTTTACTAAGAAATGGAATAAAGCCTTGTGAAAACAGCATAAACTGAACAATGTAACTCAGAATTTATCAAAACAAACCTGTTGTGCTGGAAAACCTCAAACCCATAGATGTCCAGCAATCCTAGAACTGTTGTACTTCTCCAGCCTGGAAATTTCTCTTCCTGcaacagagcagaaaacaaatGTAGGTAAAACAAATGCAGGTATTTGCTGACAGCTATGATCCACCCCTGGATCTTCATCATCAAATCCCAGCGTTTACTGAGATtagattaataaaaaattaatttaggaaTTACTAAAAGCATGGGACTTGCTTTGAGGCTGAAAGATCTGGAAATTGCTGTCCCTTTTGGCTGGATCTCAACAAGCAGAGGGTTCACTTGCCTTGTAAGCCAGGGATTTGTTGACCTTGCTGACCAGCCAGGAGAAGGTGCGGCCGTAGACGGCCTTGGCGAGGGCATCCCTGGCATAGGCTGCCTGCTCCAGGTTCAGGGGACTCACCAGCTGcaacagagcagagcaaagcacTCAGCAGCCCCCAACCAAGGGATCCCCTTCCTTTTCGTGCCTCATCATCACTGAACAGCCACTCAAAATCATCCTGCTGGTGGCTGGAGCATCACCAGTgggatccctgcagtgccagcctccTGAGAGGTGATGATGGAGCTGATTCACTGAATCCCCTTTGCCTCCCAAATCCCCTGTTCTTACCTCCTCCCCTTTTGCTATGATCTTCTTGTGGATCAGGGCATCCCGAAGAACCGAGCCAtccactgccagcagctgcatGCAGGATATTCAATTAATTTATGGAGTTGTACATTCCATTCTCCTAAAATCCCAGCCCAATGAAACAACCCTTTATTTCCCACTCACACTGAACAACTCTGCAGCATCaatccctcccttccctcctttctgGCAGGGATTTGAGCTAACAAATGGAAGGAAGTGACCAAGCAAAGGCACTAAGGTGGTTCTTCCTTTAGAACTTTTCCAGATTCTCTTCCTACCTCACTGCCCTAAGGTGGAAACCTCAAGGCAGGGGTGGTCAGATGGTAAATAGAGAAGTTGTCCATTAAATGGGTTTGATGATAATATTTGCATTCTACTTAGgtgaaattaaatttatgaGAACTTCTAAATCACAGTCTATTTGATGATATTAACCTCAAAGTAAGGAATCCTCTACAATTGACCTTTCCTGTAGTATCTCCCTCACTGGTGATACTCACCCTGGCCAGGTATTTAATCTGGTTCTCTGTAGTGACCTGAGCATTTCCCTGCTCATCAGCAGCAAACTGGACattccccaggtgcaggacacTGGCCACAATGCTCAGCAAATCCTGCCATGGGAGCAACAGCAGAGATCAGGATGATGGAATGAACACACAGCAAGGTTTTGGTGTTAATTCACTTTTTAGAGAGCATTTTGTATCTTTTtgtggggaatttttgtggggaATACATTCACTCTGAATTGATTCACTGATTTCAATCAGAAATCTGaaatcaaaccagaaaaaaatccttaaaagtaGGAAAATCTGTGCTGCTGAACCTCACCTCCACCTCAGTGTC
This region includes:
- the MYO1C gene encoding unconventional myosin-Ic isoform X1 translates to MKFRGGGLGANGIRLSMESALTARDRVGVQDFVLLENFTSEAAFIENLRKRFKENLIYTYIGSVLVSVNPYKELEIYTKQNMERYRGVSFYEVSPHLYAIADNSYRSLRTERRDQCILISGESGAGKTEATKKILQYYAVTCPASQQVETVKDRLLQSNPVLEAFGNAKTLRNDNSSRFGKYMDVQFDYRGAPVGGHILNYLLEKSRVVHQNHGERNFHIFYQLLEGGEEDLLRRLGLEKNPQQYHYLVKGHCARVSSINDKNEWKIMRRALSVIGFNDTEVEDLLSIVASVLHLGNVQFAADEQGNAQVTTENQIKYLARLLAVDGSVLRDALIHKKIIAKGEELVSPLNLEQAAYARDALAKAVYGRTFSWLVSKVNKSLAYKEEKFPGWRSTTVLGLLDIYGFEVFQHNSFEQFCINYCNEKLQQLFIELTLKSEQEEYESEGIAWEPVQYFNNKIICDLVEEKFKGIISILDEECLRPGDATDTTFLEKLEETVKNHPHFLTHKLADQKTRKSLGREEFRLSHYAGDVTYSVAGFLDKNNDLLFRNLKETMCNSENPIINQCFDRTELTDKKRPETAATQFKNSLSKLMEILMSKEPSYIRCMKPNDAKQAERFDEVLIRHQVKYLGLMENLRVRRAGFAYRRKYEVFLQRYKSLCPETWPTWDGRPHDGVAVLVKHLGYKPEEYKMGRTKIFIRFPKTLFATEDALEVRKQSLATKMQATWRGFYRRKKFLTMKRSAITIQSWWRGTLGRRKAAKRKWAVETIRRFIKGFIYRNHPRCPENEYFLDYIRFSFLMNLKRNLPKNVLDKSWPTPPPSLCEASQLLRRLCMQNMVWTYCKRISPEWKQQLEQKVIASEIFKGKKDNYPQSVPRLFINTRLGREEINAKVLQALENEALKYAVPVVKYDRKGYKARARQLLLTHSSAIVVEESKIKQRIDYSRLTGISVSSLSDNLFVLHVHCEDNKQKGDVVLQSDHVIETLTKTAILANKINNVNINQGSIKFTVGQGKEGIIDFISGSELLIAKAKNGHLTVVAPRLNSR
- the MYO1C gene encoding unconventional myosin-Ic isoform X2 — translated: MKFRGGGLGANGIRLSMESALTARDRVGVQDFVLLENFTSEAAFIENLRKRFKENLIYTYIGSVLVSVNPYKELEIYTKQNMERYRGVSFYEVSPHLYAIADNSYRSLRTERRDQCILISGESGAGKTEATKKILQYYAVTCPASQQVETVKDRLLQSNPVLEAFGNAKTLRNDNSSRFGKYMDVQFDYRGAPVGGHILNYLLEKSRVVHQNHGERNFHIFYQLLEGGEEDLLRRLGLEKNPQQYHYLVKGHCARVSSINDKNEWKIMRRALSVIGFNDTEVEDLLSIVASVLHLGNVQFAADEQGNAQVTTENQIKYLARLLAVDGSVLRDALIHKKIIAKGEELVSPLNLEQAAYARDALAKAVYGRTFSWLVSKVNKSLAYKAKKFPGWRSTTVLGLLDIYGFEVFQHNSFEQFCINYCNEKLQQLFIELTLKSEQEEYESEGIAWEPVQYFNNKIICDLVEEKFKGIISILDEECLRPGDATDTTFLEKLEETVKNHPHFLTHKLADQKTRKSLGREEFRLSHYAGDVTYSVAGFLDKNNDLLFRNLKETMCNSENPIINQCFDRTELTDKKRPETAATQFKNSLSKLMEILMSKEPSYIRCMKPNDAKQAERFDEVLIRHQVKYLGLMENLRVRRAGFAYRRKYEVFLQRYKSLCPETWPTWDGRPHDGVAVLVKHLGYKPEEYKMGRTKIFIRFPKTLFATEDALEVRKQSLATKMQATWRGFYRRKKFLTMKRSAITIQSWWRGTLGRRKAAKRKWAVETIRRFIKGFIYRNHPRCPENEYFLDYIRFSFLMNLKRNLPKNVLDKSWPTPPPSLCEASQLLRRLCMQNMVWTYCKRISPEWKQQLEQKVIASEIFKGKKDNYPQSVPRLFINTRLGREEINAKVLQALENEALKYAVPVVKYDRKGYKARARQLLLTHSSAIVVEESKIKQRIDYSRLTGISVSSLSDNLFVLHVHCEDNKQKGDVVLQSDHVIETLTKTAILANKINNVNINQGSIKFTVGQGKEGIIDFISGSELLIAKAKNGHLTVVAPRLNSR
- the MYO1C gene encoding unconventional myosin-Ic isoform X3, whose product is MESALTARDRVGVQDFVLLENFTSEAAFIENLRKRFKENLIYTYIGSVLVSVNPYKELEIYTKQNMERYRGVSFYEVSPHLYAIADNSYRSLRTERRDQCILISGESGAGKTEATKKILQYYAVTCPASQQVETVKDRLLQSNPVLEAFGNAKTLRNDNSSRFGKYMDVQFDYRGAPVGGHILNYLLEKSRVVHQNHGERNFHIFYQLLEGGEEDLLRRLGLEKNPQQYHYLVKGHCARVSSINDKNEWKIMRRALSVIGFNDTEVEDLLSIVASVLHLGNVQFAADEQGNAQVTTENQIKYLARLLAVDGSVLRDALIHKKIIAKGEELVSPLNLEQAAYARDALAKAVYGRTFSWLVSKVNKSLAYKEEKFPGWRSTTVLGLLDIYGFEVFQHNSFEQFCINYCNEKLQQLFIELTLKSEQEEYESEGIAWEPVQYFNNKIICDLVEEKFKGIISILDEECLRPGDATDTTFLEKLEETVKNHPHFLTHKLADQKTRKSLGREEFRLSHYAGDVTYSVAGFLDKNNDLLFRNLKETMCNSENPIINQCFDRTELTDKKRPETAATQFKNSLSKLMEILMSKEPSYIRCMKPNDAKQAERFDEVLIRHQVKYLGLMENLRVRRAGFAYRRKYEVFLQRYKSLCPETWPTWDGRPHDGVAVLVKHLGYKPEEYKMGRTKIFIRFPKTLFATEDALEVRKQSLATKMQATWRGFYRRKKFLTMKRSAITIQSWWRGTLGRRKAAKRKWAVETIRRFIKGFIYRNHPRCPENEYFLDYIRFSFLMNLKRNLPKNVLDKSWPTPPPSLCEASQLLRRLCMQNMVWTYCKRISPEWKQQLEQKVIASEIFKGKKDNYPQSVPRLFINTRLGREEINAKVLQALENEALKYAVPVVKYDRKGYKARARQLLLTHSSAIVVEESKIKQRIDYSRLTGISVSSLSDNLFVLHVHCEDNKQKGDVVLQSDHVIETLTKTAILANKINNVNINQGSIKFTVGQGKEGIIDFISGSELLIAKAKNGHLTVVAPRLNSR